In Deltaproteobacteria bacterium, the sequence CGGAAATCGCGAAGAACTGCCCGCCGCCGGTTGTGGCGACGCCGCCGCAGAAGCTCGATCCGCCCAAGAAGACCCCGCTCGTGAAGAGCACCGACAAGATCTTCTTCGACACCGACAAGTACAACATCCGCAAGAGCGAGATGGACAAGGCGAAGAAGTACGCCGAAGCCATCAAGAGCGGTTGGGACAAGTCGTTCACGGTCGAAGGCTACTGCGACGAGCGCGGCTCCGAGGAATACAACCTCGCGCTGGGCGATCGCCGCGCCAACACCGTCAAGAAGTATTTCGTGACGATGGGCCTCAAGGCCGACAACGTCAAGACGAAGTCCTTCGGCGAAGGCATGGCGGTTGATAAGGGCAACAACGAGCTCGCGTGGGCCAAGAATCGCCGCGTCGAGTTCGCGTTCTAATCTCGAATCCGAGACA encodes:
- a CDS encoding OmpA family protein, producing the protein MRKLFPLMLVMALLVLASACGKEPPDAELQAAKAAVADAQASGAATNCPDKLKAAEDKLAEAEAQYAAEEYDQCKATCLEVQKLAEIAKNCPPPVVATPPQKLDPPKKTPLVKSTDKIFFDTDKYNIRKSEMDKAKKYAEAIKSGWDKSFTVEGYCDERGSEEYNLALGDRRANTVKKYFVTMGLKADNVKTKSFGEGMAVDKGNNELAWAKNRRVEFAF